The segment CCAGGGAGTGAGCTGGACGACTACCGTATTGTGCGTCAACTTCATGCCAGCAGTCGCAGCCATGTTTACCTCGCGGAAGAGGTAGCGAGTGGCGAGAAGGTGGCATTAAAAACTCTCTCAACCGAGTTAAGCCAAGATCCCGCGAGTATCGAGCGATTTGTGCGCGAAGAGTGGATTGCACGGCGTATCGATAATCAACACGTGCTTAAAGCCCCCGCCCAAGAGCGCCCGCGCCACTATCTTTATACCGTGCTGGCGTATATAGAAGGGCAAACCCTGACCCAATGGATGCACGACCACCCCAACGCTGAATTAGCTAGCGTACGCCCCATCGTCGAGCAGATTGCTAAAGGGCTGCGCGCCTTTCATCGCCTGGAAATGCTGCATCAAGATTTGCGCCCCGACAACGTCATGATCGATAGCCACGGCACGGTAAAGCTGATTGATTTTGGCGCTGCCAAGGTGGCGGGCATTGCCGAAGAGGTCAATGCGGCTAGCGACGATATTCTAGGCACCGCCCAGTACACCGCGCCGGAATATTTTCTGGGTGAAGGTGGCACGCCCCGTTCGGATCAGTACTCGCTGGCGGTGATCACCTACCAGATGCTAACCGGCACGTTGCCCTATGGCACCGAGGTGGCCAAAACCCGCACTCGGGCAGCGCAGCATAAGCTTGCCTACCAATCGGCGCTTAGCGAGAACCGTGAACTGCCTGCCTGGGTAGATGGGGTGCTCCAAAAGGCACTTCATCCCAATCCCCACAAACGTTTTCCGGCTCTTTCGGAGTTTATTTTCGAGCTACGCACGCCCAGTCAAGAAATGCTGAAACGTGCTCAATTACCGCTACTAGAGCGCGACCCGGTGCTGTTCTGGAAGGGAGTGTCGCTAGTGTTAGCGGTAGTGGTTATCGCTCTGTTATTGCGTTGATAGCACTACTGTTGAACAAAGAGCAATAAACAGTGGGGTTGAAGTGGGGCGCACTCCACCCCATGTTAGTTAACACGCTATCAATAGAAAAGGATGTTAATGATGCAAGATGTAATGCCTAACCCCGGTTTCGGCACCTTTCGCCTGGAAGGCGATACGCTCAAGCAGAGCATTCATGCGGCGCTTGAAGCGGGGTATCGGCACATCGATACGGCGCAGTTTTATGGCAACGAAGCGGACGTCGGCGAGGCTATTCGTGACAGTGACGTGCACCGCAGCGATATTTTCCTCACCACCAAAGTTTGGTTTGACAACCTTGAGCCCGCAAGGCTCAAGGCCAGCGTAGACGAAAGTCTCCAGAAACTGGGCACAGGATACGTCGACCTGTTGTTGATTCACTGGCCATCGCCAGAGAATGAAGTGCCCATGTCCGATTATTTGACAGCTCTAAAGGAAGTCAAAGCGGAAGGTAAAGCGTGCCACATCGGTATTTCTAACTTTACCTGCAACCAGGTTGACGAGGCGGTTAGTATCCTGGGTAAAGGTGAAATTCTGACCAATCAGATCGAGGTTCATCCCTTCCTGCAGAACCGTAAGCTAGCTGAGCACTGCGAGCACCAGGGTATTCAAGTAACGGCATTTATGCCGCTGGCCGTGGGTAAGGTTATGGACGACCCGACTCTGAAGCAGATTGCCGACGCACATAACGCCACGCCTGCGCAAATTACCCTTGCTTGGGTTGAACAGCGCAATATGATTACGATTCCTTCATCGACCAAAGCGCGTAATATTCAAAGCAACATTGCCGCCTTTGATATCATGCTAAACGACAGTGATATGGCTGAGATTGCCATGTTGGATCGTCAGGAGCGTATTGCTAACCCCGACTTTGCTCCCCACTGGGATGAGTAAGGGGGACTAATAAGCAGGGCTTGAAACGCTAAGCGATGAACGCTAATAGATGAACTTCAATTGATAGTATGTGTCGTAGTGGATGCCTGCCCAGGCAGGCATCTTTAAAAAAGAACGGAGAAAACGATGAAACAGCGCAAGATAAAAGACAACGCGTTAAAAGCGCAGCTGCGAACGCCGATGTTTAAAATGCAGCAGCAAACCCCGAAAAAAGGTAAAGGCAGCTACTCTCGTAAAGGGCGTATCACCAAGCAAGAAGCTAACTTCGTAAATAAGCAGGGCTATAGCCAAGCCGCTTGAAACACGTTTTTGTGTTCGACGGCTTGGCTATAGCTCTGTCATTGCGTTCTACAGCCTGACTTCAATTAATAAAACGCCCCGGCCACTTCCTGTGACCGGGGCGTTGGCTATGCCAAACTACTCCCGCAATGTGGACATTTTTCGTAGGCGTCGCGGGTTTCAGCCTGATGGCGTTGGTTGCGCTGACTTGGTTCCTCTACGCCATGAATAGACACCAACTGGCCTTGCTCCCAGCGTAAGCCGATATCTTTTAACAGGTGCGGGTCATGAAAGCGCGGGTCTTCGTAAAAGCGCCGCTGGGTGCGTGAGTGCTTTAAAGCGTTGAGTAACTTGCGAGTAATGGTTTCAATTGCCATGGGGTCGATCTCCTGGGTTAGGAGGCCGGGCAACATCGCGATCAGGGAGTATCAAAGAACGATAAAACACTTTGCCGCGACACTTGCCGCGGCCAATTTCTCTCTATAACTCTGGCACGCGACAACAATAAGCCGATACCGCATTATTAATAATGCGGTGCAGCTTATTCATTCGGGTCGCGGAGCTTTGCCAGTGCATGATGAGGTCTCTGAAATTCTTACTGTAAGAACATCTCGTTAATCAAACAGCTGCCTTTTCAAAGCAGCTCTTATCTTTTAACCCATGCTTATATGAGCGTCAACCTATTCGGCGACTTGTTGTAAGTGGGAAGTGTGGCAAGGCTCCATGCGATACCCTGACTGATAAACGCTGCGTAGTCGCAGGCCATGACGACCATCCAACTCTAGCTTACGGCGTAGGCGGCTAACGTGGGTGTCCACGGTACGCGTCGATACATCTCCTTTGATACCCCACACCAGCTCTAGTAAGTGCGCACGGGTAATGAGCTCACCAATTTTTGAGAAGAAGAGAGTGGCTAACCGATACTCCCGCTCTGTTAAATCAATGGCGTTGCCCTCGACGCTGATATAGTGCTCCTCGGTATGCAGGGTAAATGTTTCGGGGCAAGCAGGTGCTGGACGGGACGTTGCATACCCAGAGCGTCTGCCTAACGCACTCACTCTGGCAAGTAGTTCACTGGGGCGGAGAGGCTTGGCGAGAAAGTCGTCGGCACCCTGTTCGAGAGCTTTGACAACGTCGTCTTCACCCTGGCTGGCGGTAATAAACAGAATTGGGCCTTGCCAACTCTCATGGTTGCGCAAGTGGGCAACAACATCCATGCCATCGCTGTCAGGAAGGCGCCAATCGATAATCAGCAGGTCAAATGTTTGCTGCTGCGTTGCCCGGCGAAGCTCGCTGGAGCGGCTAAACAGCGAAACCTGGTGTTCTGCCGTTAGTAGGCATTGTTCAATAAAGGTTTGTTGGTCGAGGTCATCTTCAAGTACGCCAATATGCATGGTGGTTTCCCATATTATCGTTTTATAAACGTCACACGCGTAGAAGCGGCAAACTCATACGTTAAGTTTAGTTGATGATGATGCGTTGACACAAAGGTTCACAGTTTATCCGCAGACGGCCGATATATACTCATTGCACTATCAATCGCTAATACTGAGGTGCAGCTTGATGCGTCGTTCTTTGTTTCTTCAAGTCAGGCAGGGCATCGTCGCGATAGGTATTGCCTTGCTGTCGTCCCAGGCTATTGCCTTGGAAGTACCTGCAGGCCCGGTAATATTGGTAGTGAGTGGAAAGGTGGGGCAGACTAATGTGGGTGACGAAGCCCATTTTGATAAAGCGATGTTAGAAAGTTTAGGGCAGCACGAAACGATTACCCGTACGCCCTGGCACGACGGCGTGATTGGCTTCTCTGGCCCCTTGGTGCGAACTATTTTGGAAGCCGTCGATGCCGAGGGGGATGATATTCGTGTGGTAGCGTTGAATGAGTACGCAGCGACAGTGCCCATCAGTGATTTTGAGAATTACGATGTCATTCTTGCCATGACTGCAAACGGTAAAGCGCTGCGAATTCGCGATCAGGGGCCGCTGTTTGTCATTTACCCTTTTGACCAGCACCCTGATCTGCTAAACGAAGAGGTATTTTCGCGCTCTGTGTGGCAGGTGGCACGCATCGATGTCGAATAAAATAATCGGACAATTGCCATGCTGGCCTTATTGAAGTTCTATTTTTCCCGCAGCACCAGGGTCGCTACATTCTCAGCGATCCTTTTTTTTCTTTCAGCGCTAACCACTGGCGGGATTATTTATAGCCGTCAACACGTGCTGGAGAATCGCCTGCTCGAAAACTTGTTATGGGCCGGGTATCAGTTTGATCGAGAGGTGCGCGAATTGCGCCTCTCACTGTTCGAAACGGGTGCTGGGAAAGCTACGGTTGATGACGTATTGATGCGTTTTGAAATTCTCTTCAGCCGACAGTCACTTTTT is part of the Halomonas alkaliantarctica genome and harbors:
- a CDS encoding bifunctional protein-serine/threonine kinase/phosphatase — encoded protein: MAALTISLGQHSDKGRKPSNQDFYGAYLPSEPLRTTKGIAVALADGISSSEVSREASEAAVGGFLTDYFATPATWAVKTSAQRVLQATNAWLYAQTRQSQYRYNLDRGYVCTLSAMVIKSTTAHLFHVGDSRIYLLASNTLEPLTEDHRFWASREVSHLSRAMGASQHLELDYSSVSLSVGDVFVLTTDGVYEWLTGAEMAALIHANWGDLDAAAEALVAAAIDNGSDDNLTVQIVRIDTLPERHANELYAALSTLPSPSELRPGSELDDYRIVRQLHASSRSHVYLAEEVASGEKVALKTLSTELSQDPASIERFVREEWIARRIDNQHVLKAPAQERPRHYLYTVLAYIEGQTLTQWMHDHPNAELASVRPIVEQIAKGLRAFHRLEMLHQDLRPDNVMIDSHGTVKLIDFGAAKVAGIAEEVNAASDDILGTAQYTAPEYFLGEGGTPRSDQYSLAVITYQMLTGTLPYGTEVAKTRTRAAQHKLAYQSALSENRELPAWVDGVLQKALHPNPHKRFPALSEFIFELRTPSQEMLKRAQLPLLERDPVLFWKGVSLVLAVVVIALLLR
- the dkgB gene encoding 2,5-didehydrogluconate reductase DkgB; the encoded protein is MLMMQDVMPNPGFGTFRLEGDTLKQSIHAALEAGYRHIDTAQFYGNEADVGEAIRDSDVHRSDIFLTTKVWFDNLEPARLKASVDESLQKLGTGYVDLLLIHWPSPENEVPMSDYLTALKEVKAEGKACHIGISNFTCNQVDEAVSILGKGEILTNQIEVHPFLQNRKLAEHCEHQGIQVTAFMPLAVGKVMDDPTLKQIADAHNATPAQITLAWVEQRNMITIPSSTKARNIQSNIAAFDIMLNDSDMAEIAMLDRQERIANPDFAPHWDE
- the arfA gene encoding alternative ribosome rescue factor ArfA — encoded protein: MKQRKIKDNALKAQLRTPMFKMQQQTPKKGKGSYSRKGRITKQEANFVNKQGYSQAA
- a CDS encoding response regulator transcription factor, with product MHIGVLEDDLDQQTFIEQCLLTAEHQVSLFSRSSELRRATQQQTFDLLIIDWRLPDSDGMDVVAHLRNHESWQGPILFITASQGEDDVVKALEQGADDFLAKPLRPSELLARVSALGRRSGYATSRPAPACPETFTLHTEEHYISVEGNAIDLTEREYRLATLFFSKIGELITRAHLLELVWGIKGDVSTRTVDTHVSRLRRKLELDGRHGLRLRSVYQSGYRMEPCHTSHLQQVAE
- a CDS encoding molybdopterin-dependent oxidoreductase, whose product is MRRSLFLQVRQGIVAIGIALLSSQAIALEVPAGPVILVVSGKVGQTNVGDEAHFDKAMLESLGQHETITRTPWHDGVIGFSGPLVRTILEAVDAEGDDIRVVALNEYAATVPISDFENYDVILAMTANGKALRIRDQGPLFVIYPFDQHPDLLNEEVFSRSVWQVARIDVE